The sequence below is a genomic window from Lolium perenne isolate Kyuss_39 chromosome 4, Kyuss_2.0, whole genome shotgun sequence.
AATTAGCCCACACATGCTCCATCAAATCATGCTGGAGCTGTGTATACATCGGTGACTCCCTCATTTCGGTGTCCATCTGAATCCTGGCTGCTAGGCTTGGTGGTGCATGGTGGTGTATTGCAGGGCCGACATTTGAAGCAACTGTCTCATAGATGTTGTCCAAATTTTGTCCACGCTCatcgtcgatgatcatgttgtgcagaatgacacatgcacgcatgatcaATCCAAGAGTACGCCTGGAGTAGGAGCGTCCCGGAGCTGCTAGAATGTTGAACCTAGCCTTCAACACTCCAAAGGCACACTCGACATCTTTGCGATGCGCTGATTGAGCAGAAGTGAACACTCGCTGCTTTTCATTTTGTGGAAGAGTAACACCTTTCATGAACACCGGCCAGGAGGGGTAGATGCCGTCGGCAAGGTAGTAACCATAGTGGTACTCGTGTCCATTCACCGTGAAGTTCACTACGGGTGCTTCTCCCCTAAGCACATCAGTGAACAACGGCGACTGGTTGAGTACATTGAGGTCGTTGTTGGACCCGGCCACTCCAAAAAAGGCATGCCAGATCCAACGATCATACGACGCAACGGCTTCTAAGATTATGGTAGGGTGTTTGATGTCTCCCCTTGTGAATTGGCCAGCATGAGCCACTGGGCAGTTCCTCCactgccaatgcatgcaatcgatgctccctAACATGCCCGGAAAGCCACGCTCCTCGGCTTTCGCTAACAGCCGCTGAGTATCCTCCACAGTTGGGCGACGGCAAAACGTCTCCCCGTAACACTCAATGATGCCTTCACAGAATCTATCTAGACAATCTgatgaagt
It includes:
- the LOC127328534 gene encoding protein ALP1-like yields the protein MSSSSSSSSDGVEGDFIAAFQEEYEEEMQAEEVVPRRRRRREFIRRDRLGAHDRLFEDYFADDCNYPPSYFRRRYRMRRSLFLTIVARLGEYSPYFTQRNDALNRAGFSPLQKCTAALRLLAYGAAADTIDEWLKLARQTSSDCLDRFCEGIIECYGETFCRRPTVEDTQRLLAKAEERGFPGMLGSIDCMHWQWRNCPVAHAGQFTRGDIKHPTIILEAVASYDRWIWHAFFGVAGSNNDLNVLNQSPLFTDVLRGEAPVVNFTVNGHEYHYGYYLADGIYPSWPVFMKGVTLPQNEKQRVFTSAQSAHRKDVECAFGVLKARFNILAAPGRSYSRRTLGLIMRACVILHNMIIDDERGQNLDNIYETVASNVGPAIHHHAPPSLAARIQMDTEMRESPMYTQLQHDLMEHVWANS